One Salmo trutta chromosome 19, fSalTru1.1, whole genome shotgun sequence genomic window carries:
- the LOC115154460 gene encoding arf-GAP with Rho-GAP domain, ANK repeat and PH domain-containing protein 1 isoform X2, protein MADNEDALRAMQNCFHSQFSVDEAEYEDIEENRRTSVDEDSIYLGCTLSRSFNPEDSDFHHSPVIKMGWLHKTPPKGTLVFQKRWVMLDAQYLRYFQNEKEVYSKRIIAILSVTEVLHVGGQKFEVVTRNRTFLFRAENNTVREEWVSVLKETIQQRRNSMEMPLMNFSDTSGQSARRVSLISKQGFLEMSGLRSKLYVVICADKVFLYRNAEEHSQGVGITSIEMNLGTVKGTDKRSFNLTTFYRKFSFVAESEQQREQWLEALQACVSHSLSSNAVAQKIWSEEANQRCADCGAPQPDWASVNLCVVLCKCCAGVHRGLGQSVSKVRSLKMDEKVWTENQLFLLLGNNKVNLFWAANIPPSEMLCPSSDSEERQRFVTAKYCQGKYRRYHALFGQQEALNKALCNTIQTGDVLETLSLVFCGADVNCYTGDPELPSPVSIAQHYGQTLQVEFLTHNHNTELPGSRAGEHTILEAALPVSHTGYLFKIASSTRAVTEHKSKGDFSRRWCCLNQGTFSYYESEKSSSQSGQMKMSDVLCLVVNPQGKHGYGHSFELYHDSGRVYLFGEDSPDTVREWIKAIGKALVPPVAEDLVGWSFERVGRLRYTAGQSFHCPYLGWFSLGGSRLLLLLHREDQVDNIDLRKLQELSVEQEAAAVVLVDRGRRLRLEGDRRPDFQGWLSGIQQGLGRGDGPLDQQQLTETEVPVIVDRCISYITQHGLKSEGIYRRCGVNSKIAALLLSLRHDARRVRLSEGEHQVDNVANVLKRFLREVGEGVFNGHQASLPWLHTTTVSERRERVSQYQALLHSLPPVNRATLGAVINHLYCVQCFADENQMNMHNLAIVFGPTVFQTDGTDNSAGQVVEELIQNYLDIFNVNAEQLQRQLDMISHVIKAQEEHAEEGNPSPLTICGVYLERKEEGSELLVQISQAVSAEELVCEVLRRGNIPPQQGDYWSCFLVNDNQEMERPLHYQERALAIYFSLGKDCHLVVKRNCYMEAMLIYIAGG, encoded by the exons ATGGCAGACAAT GAGGATGCATTGCGGGCCATGCAGAACTGTTTCCACAGTCAGTTTAGTGTGGATGAGGCTGAGTACGAGGACATTGAGGAAAACAG GAGAACATCTGTTGATGAAGACAGTATCTATCTTGGCTGCACACTGTCACGATCATTCAACCCTGAAGACTCTGATTTTCACCACTCTCCTGTTATCAAGATGGGCTGGCTGCACAAGACCCCGCCTAAGGG GACCCTTGTTTTCCAGAAGCGTTGGGTGATGTTGGATGCACAGTACCTTCGGTACTTTCAAAATGAGAAG GAGGTCTACTCAAAGCGGATCATAGCCATACTGTCTGTCACTGAAGTGCTTCATGTTGGAGGGCAGAAGTTTGAGGTGGTGACAAGGAACAGGACTTTCTTGTTCCGTGCTGAGAACAACA CTGTCAGGGAGGAATGGGTGTCAGTACTGAAAGAGACTATTCAGCAGCGTCGTAACAGCATGGAGATGCCCCTTATGAACTTCAGTGATACGAGTGGACAGAGTGCTAGGAGAGTCTCGCTCATTAGTAAGCAAGGATTCCTGGAGATGAGTGGACTGCGCTCCAAGCTCTATGTAGTCATCTGTGCCGACAAGGTCTTCCTCTATAGGAACGCTGAG GAGCACAGCCAGGGTGTTGGCATCACCTCCATTGAGATGAATTTGGGTACTGTGAAGGGCACAGACAAACGGTCCTTCAACCTCACCACCTTCTACAGGAAATTCAG TTTTGTGGCCGAGTCAGAGCAGCAGAGGGAGCAGTGGCTTGAGGCCCTGCAAGCCTGTGTCAGTCACTCTCTGTCCAGCAACGCGGTGGCCCAGAAGATCTGGTCCGAGGAGGCCAACCAGCGCTGTGCAGATTGTGGAGCCCCCCAACCAGACTGGGCCTCTGTCAACCTGTGTGTGGTCCTCTGCAAATGCTGTGCAG GGGTGCACAGGGGTCTGGGCCAGAGTGTGTCCAAAGTCCGCAGTCTGAAGATGGATGAAAAGGTGTGGACTGAAAATCAG CTGTTCCTGTTGCTAGGTAACAACAAAGTAAACCTTTTCTGGGCAGCTAACATTCCACCAAGTGAGATGCTCTGTCCATCAAGTGACAGTGAGGAGCGCCAGCGCTTTGTTACTGCCAAGTACTGCCAGGGGAAATACCGCCGCTACCATGCACTGTTTGGCCAACAGGAAGCCCTCAACAAA GCTCTGTGCAACACCATTCAGACAGGTGATGTATTGGAGACTCTGTCACTGGTGTTCTGTGGAGCAGATGTGAACTGTTATACAGGTGATCCAGAGCTGCCCAGCCCTGTGTCCATTGCCCAGCACTATGGACAGACACTTCAGGTGGAGTTCCTCACTCACAACCACAACACAG AGCTCCCAGGGTCAAGGGCCGGAGAGCACACAATCTTAGAGGCTGCTCTCCCCGTCTCACACACTGGTTATCTGTTCAAGATTGCCTCCTCAACACGAGCAGTTACAGAGCACAAATCAAAAGGAG ATTTTAGTCGTCGCTGGTGCTGTTTGAACCAAGGTACCTTCAGCTACTATGAGAGTGAGAAGAGCTCCAGCCAGAGTGGACAGATGAAGATGAGTGATGTCCTTTGTCTGGTGGTCAATCCCCAAGGAAAACATGG TTATGGTCATTCCTTTGAGCTGTACCATGACTCTGGGAGAGTCTACCTGTTTGGAGAGGATTCCCCTGACACGGTGAGGGAGTGGATCAAGGCCATCGGCAAG GCCCTGGTCCCCCCTGTAGCAGAGGACCTGGTGGGCTGGTCCTTTGAGCGGGTGGGCCGGCTGCGCTACACTGCGGGCCAGAGCTTCCATTGCCCTTACCTGGGCTGGTTCTCCCTGGGGGGCTCCAgactgctcctcctcctccacagagAAGACCAAGTGGATAACATCGACCTGCGAAAACTACAGGAGCTCT CCGTGGAGCAAGAAGCTGCTGCTGTGGTGCTGGTGGACAGAGGCAGGAGGCTGCGTTTGGAGGGGGACAGGAGGCCTGACTTCCAGGGCTGGCTGAGTGGCATCCAGCAGGGCTTAGGGAGAGGAGATGGCCCCCTGGACCAGCAGCAGCTTACTGAGACAGAAGTCCCTGTCATCGTGGACCGCTGCATTAGCTACATCACACAGCATG GTTTGAAGTCAGAGGGCATCTATCGGAGGTGTGGTGTGAACTCTAAGATCGCCgccctgctgctctctctccGCCATGACGCCCGTCGGGTTCGTCTGAGTGAAGGGGAGCACCAGGTGGATAATGTGGCCAACGTCCTGAAGAGGTTCCTCAGGGAAGTGGGAGAGGGGGTTTTCAATGGCCATCAGGCCTCTCTGCCATGGCTCCATACCACTA CTgtcagtgagagaagagagagagtgtccCAGTACCAGGCCCTCCTCCACAGCCTCCCCCCAGTCAACAGAGCCACTCTGGGGGCTGTCATCAACCACCTCTACTG CGTCCAGTGCTTTGCAGATGAGAATCAGATGAACATGCACAACCTGGCCATTGTGTTTGGTCCTACGGTCTTCCAGACGGACGGCACTGATAACAGCGCAGGACAAGTGGTAGAGGAGCTCATCCAGAACTACCTGGATATCTTCAAT GTGAATGCCGAGCAGCTTCAGAGGCAGCTGGACATGATCTCTCATGTCATCAAAGCACAGGAAGAACACGCCGAGGAG GGGAACCCCTCACCTCTCACCATCTGTGGGGTTTAcctggagaggaaggaggagggctctGAGCTGCTGGTTCAG ATCTCCCAGGCAGTGAGTGCTGAGGAGCTAGTGTGTGAGGTCCTGAGACGCGGAAACATCCCTCCACAGCAGGGGGACTATTGGAGCTGCTTCCTGGTCAACGACAACCAGGAGATGG AGCGTCCATTGCACTACCAGGAACGAGCGCTGGCCATCTATTTCTCTCTGGGTAAAGACTGTCACCTGGTGGTCAAGAGGAACTGCTACATGGAGGCCATGTTAATCTACATAG CTGGGGGATGA
- the LOC115154460 gene encoding arf-GAP with Rho-GAP domain, ANK repeat and PH domain-containing protein 1 isoform X3, with protein MEMPLMNFSDTSGQSARRVSLISKQGFLEMSGLRSKLYVVICADKVFLYRNAEEHSQGVGITSIEMNLGTVKGTDKRSFNLTTFYRKFSFVAESEQQREQWLEALQACVSHSLSSNAVAQKIWSEEANQRCADCGAPQPDWASVNLCVVLCKCCAGVHRGLGQSVSKVRSLKMDEKVWTENQLFLLLGNNKVNLFWAANIPPSEMLCPSSDSEERQRFVTAKYCQGKYRRYHALFGQQEALNKALCNTIQTGDVLETLSLVFCGADVNCYTGDPELPSPVSIAQHYGQTLQVEFLTHNHNTELPGSRAGEHTILEAALPVSHTGYLFKIASSTRAVTEHKSKGDFSRRWCCLNQGTFSYYESEKSSSQSGQMKMSDVLCLVVNPQGKHGYGHSFELYHDSGRVYLFGEDSPDTVREWIKAIGKALVPPVAEDLVGWSFERVGRLRYTAGQSFHCPYLGWFSLGGSRLLLLLHREDQVDNIDLRKLQELSVEQEAAAVVLVDRGRRLRLEGDRRPDFQGWLSGIQQGLGRGDGPLDQQQLTETEVPVIVDRCISYITQHGLKSEGIYRRCGVNSKIAALLLSLRHDARRVRLSEGEHQVDNVANVLKRFLREVGEGVFNGHQASLPWLHTTTVSERRERVSQYQALLHSLPPVNRATLGAVINHLYCVQCFADENQMNMHNLAIVFGPTVFQTDGTDNSAGQVVEELIQNYLDIFNVNAEQLQRQLDMISHVIKAQEEHAEEGNPSPLTICGVYLERKEEGSELLVQISQAVSAEELVCEVLRRGNIPPQQGDYWSCFLVNDNQEMERPLHYQERALAIYFSLGKDCHLVVKRNCYMEAMLIYIAGMVDVSRNSMIKFSDEKGQRGKRTFCRRLCVLDGTSLRLYKQVKSTQPERECQVHALKVYYGINKRLQPPSCWGMTVVCEQAERDKQQWYLCCESKNELIEWLATFMNLQHNSDLWPAASRPDS; from the exons ATGGAGATGCCCCTTATGAACTTCAGTGATACGAGTGGACAGAGTGCTAGGAGAGTCTCGCTCATTAGTAAGCAAGGATTCCTGGAGATGAGTGGACTGCGCTCCAAGCTCTATGTAGTCATCTGTGCCGACAAGGTCTTCCTCTATAGGAACGCTGAG GAGCACAGCCAGGGTGTTGGCATCACCTCCATTGAGATGAATTTGGGTACTGTGAAGGGCACAGACAAACGGTCCTTCAACCTCACCACCTTCTACAGGAAATTCAG TTTTGTGGCCGAGTCAGAGCAGCAGAGGGAGCAGTGGCTTGAGGCCCTGCAAGCCTGTGTCAGTCACTCTCTGTCCAGCAACGCGGTGGCCCAGAAGATCTGGTCCGAGGAGGCCAACCAGCGCTGTGCAGATTGTGGAGCCCCCCAACCAGACTGGGCCTCTGTCAACCTGTGTGTGGTCCTCTGCAAATGCTGTGCAG GGGTGCACAGGGGTCTGGGCCAGAGTGTGTCCAAAGTCCGCAGTCTGAAGATGGATGAAAAGGTGTGGACTGAAAATCAG CTGTTCCTGTTGCTAGGTAACAACAAAGTAAACCTTTTCTGGGCAGCTAACATTCCACCAAGTGAGATGCTCTGTCCATCAAGTGACAGTGAGGAGCGCCAGCGCTTTGTTACTGCCAAGTACTGCCAGGGGAAATACCGCCGCTACCATGCACTGTTTGGCCAACAGGAAGCCCTCAACAAA GCTCTGTGCAACACCATTCAGACAGGTGATGTATTGGAGACTCTGTCACTGGTGTTCTGTGGAGCAGATGTGAACTGTTATACAGGTGATCCAGAGCTGCCCAGCCCTGTGTCCATTGCCCAGCACTATGGACAGACACTTCAGGTGGAGTTCCTCACTCACAACCACAACACAG AGCTCCCAGGGTCAAGGGCCGGAGAGCACACAATCTTAGAGGCTGCTCTCCCCGTCTCACACACTGGTTATCTGTTCAAGATTGCCTCCTCAACACGAGCAGTTACAGAGCACAAATCAAAAGGAG ATTTTAGTCGTCGCTGGTGCTGTTTGAACCAAGGTACCTTCAGCTACTATGAGAGTGAGAAGAGCTCCAGCCAGAGTGGACAGATGAAGATGAGTGATGTCCTTTGTCTGGTGGTCAATCCCCAAGGAAAACATGG TTATGGTCATTCCTTTGAGCTGTACCATGACTCTGGGAGAGTCTACCTGTTTGGAGAGGATTCCCCTGACACGGTGAGGGAGTGGATCAAGGCCATCGGCAAG GCCCTGGTCCCCCCTGTAGCAGAGGACCTGGTGGGCTGGTCCTTTGAGCGGGTGGGCCGGCTGCGCTACACTGCGGGCCAGAGCTTCCATTGCCCTTACCTGGGCTGGTTCTCCCTGGGGGGCTCCAgactgctcctcctcctccacagagAAGACCAAGTGGATAACATCGACCTGCGAAAACTACAGGAGCTCT CCGTGGAGCAAGAAGCTGCTGCTGTGGTGCTGGTGGACAGAGGCAGGAGGCTGCGTTTGGAGGGGGACAGGAGGCCTGACTTCCAGGGCTGGCTGAGTGGCATCCAGCAGGGCTTAGGGAGAGGAGATGGCCCCCTGGACCAGCAGCAGCTTACTGAGACAGAAGTCCCTGTCATCGTGGACCGCTGCATTAGCTACATCACACAGCATG GTTTGAAGTCAGAGGGCATCTATCGGAGGTGTGGTGTGAACTCTAAGATCGCCgccctgctgctctctctccGCCATGACGCCCGTCGGGTTCGTCTGAGTGAAGGGGAGCACCAGGTGGATAATGTGGCCAACGTCCTGAAGAGGTTCCTCAGGGAAGTGGGAGAGGGGGTTTTCAATGGCCATCAGGCCTCTCTGCCATGGCTCCATACCACTA CTgtcagtgagagaagagagagagtgtccCAGTACCAGGCCCTCCTCCACAGCCTCCCCCCAGTCAACAGAGCCACTCTGGGGGCTGTCATCAACCACCTCTACTG CGTCCAGTGCTTTGCAGATGAGAATCAGATGAACATGCACAACCTGGCCATTGTGTTTGGTCCTACGGTCTTCCAGACGGACGGCACTGATAACAGCGCAGGACAAGTGGTAGAGGAGCTCATCCAGAACTACCTGGATATCTTCAAT GTGAATGCCGAGCAGCTTCAGAGGCAGCTGGACATGATCTCTCATGTCATCAAAGCACAGGAAGAACACGCCGAGGAG GGGAACCCCTCACCTCTCACCATCTGTGGGGTTTAcctggagaggaaggaggagggctctGAGCTGCTGGTTCAG ATCTCCCAGGCAGTGAGTGCTGAGGAGCTAGTGTGTGAGGTCCTGAGACGCGGAAACATCCCTCCACAGCAGGGGGACTATTGGAGCTGCTTCCTGGTCAACGACAACCAGGAGATGG AGCGTCCATTGCACTACCAGGAACGAGCGCTGGCCATCTATTTCTCTCTGGGTAAAGACTGTCACCTGGTGGTCAAGAGGAACTGCTACATGGAGGCCATGTTAATCTACATAG CTGGCATGGTAGACGTGTCCAGAAACAGCATGATTAAGTTCAGTGATGAGAAGGGTCAAAGGGGGAAGAGAACCTTCTGCAGACGTCTCTGTGTACTCGATGGCACCTCTCTCAGGCTCTACAAACAAGTAAAG AGTACTCAGCCTGAGAGGGAATGTCAAGTCCATGCTCTGAAAGTCTACTATGGCATCAACAAGAGGCTACAGCCACCATCATG CTGGGGGATGACTGTAGTGTGTGAGCAGGCAGAACGAGACAAACAGCAGTG GTACCTGTGCTGTGAATCAAAGAACGAATTGATCGAGTGGCTGGCCACTTTTATGAACCTCCAG CACAATAGTGACCTGTGGCCTGCAGCTTCCAGGCCAGATTCCTGA
- the LOC115154460 gene encoding arf-GAP with Rho-GAP domain, ANK repeat and PH domain-containing protein 1 isoform X1 — protein sequence MADNEDALRAMQNCFHSQFSVDEAEYEDIEENRRTSVDEDSIYLGCTLSRSFNPEDSDFHHSPVIKMGWLHKTPPKGTLVFQKRWVMLDAQYLRYFQNEKEVYSKRIIAILSVTEVLHVGGQKFEVVTRNRTFLFRAENNTVREEWVSVLKETIQQRRNSMEMPLMNFSDTSGQSARRVSLISKQGFLEMSGLRSKLYVVICADKVFLYRNAEEHSQGVGITSIEMNLGTVKGTDKRSFNLTTFYRKFSFVAESEQQREQWLEALQACVSHSLSSNAVAQKIWSEEANQRCADCGAPQPDWASVNLCVVLCKCCAGVHRGLGQSVSKVRSLKMDEKVWTENQLFLLLGNNKVNLFWAANIPPSEMLCPSSDSEERQRFVTAKYCQGKYRRYHALFGQQEALNKALCNTIQTGDVLETLSLVFCGADVNCYTGDPELPSPVSIAQHYGQTLQVEFLTHNHNTELPGSRAGEHTILEAALPVSHTGYLFKIASSTRAVTEHKSKGDFSRRWCCLNQGTFSYYESEKSSSQSGQMKMSDVLCLVVNPQGKHGYGHSFELYHDSGRVYLFGEDSPDTVREWIKAIGKALVPPVAEDLVGWSFERVGRLRYTAGQSFHCPYLGWFSLGGSRLLLLLHREDQVDNIDLRKLQELSVEQEAAAVVLVDRGRRLRLEGDRRPDFQGWLSGIQQGLGRGDGPLDQQQLTETEVPVIVDRCISYITQHGLKSEGIYRRCGVNSKIAALLLSLRHDARRVRLSEGEHQVDNVANVLKRFLREVGEGVFNGHQASLPWLHTTTVSERRERVSQYQALLHSLPPVNRATLGAVINHLYCVQCFADENQMNMHNLAIVFGPTVFQTDGTDNSAGQVVEELIQNYLDIFNVNAEQLQRQLDMISHVIKAQEEHAEEGNPSPLTICGVYLERKEEGSELLVQISQAVSAEELVCEVLRRGNIPPQQGDYWSCFLVNDNQEMERPLHYQERALAIYFSLGKDCHLVVKRNCYMEAMLIYIAGMVDVSRNSMIKFSDEKGQRGKRTFCRRLCVLDGTSLRLYKQVKSTQPERECQVHALKVYYGINKRLQPPSCWGMTVVCEQAERDKQQWYLCCESKNELIEWLATFMNLQHNSDLWPAASRPDS from the exons ATGGCAGACAAT GAGGATGCATTGCGGGCCATGCAGAACTGTTTCCACAGTCAGTTTAGTGTGGATGAGGCTGAGTACGAGGACATTGAGGAAAACAG GAGAACATCTGTTGATGAAGACAGTATCTATCTTGGCTGCACACTGTCACGATCATTCAACCCTGAAGACTCTGATTTTCACCACTCTCCTGTTATCAAGATGGGCTGGCTGCACAAGACCCCGCCTAAGGG GACCCTTGTTTTCCAGAAGCGTTGGGTGATGTTGGATGCACAGTACCTTCGGTACTTTCAAAATGAGAAG GAGGTCTACTCAAAGCGGATCATAGCCATACTGTCTGTCACTGAAGTGCTTCATGTTGGAGGGCAGAAGTTTGAGGTGGTGACAAGGAACAGGACTTTCTTGTTCCGTGCTGAGAACAACA CTGTCAGGGAGGAATGGGTGTCAGTACTGAAAGAGACTATTCAGCAGCGTCGTAACAGCATGGAGATGCCCCTTATGAACTTCAGTGATACGAGTGGACAGAGTGCTAGGAGAGTCTCGCTCATTAGTAAGCAAGGATTCCTGGAGATGAGTGGACTGCGCTCCAAGCTCTATGTAGTCATCTGTGCCGACAAGGTCTTCCTCTATAGGAACGCTGAG GAGCACAGCCAGGGTGTTGGCATCACCTCCATTGAGATGAATTTGGGTACTGTGAAGGGCACAGACAAACGGTCCTTCAACCTCACCACCTTCTACAGGAAATTCAG TTTTGTGGCCGAGTCAGAGCAGCAGAGGGAGCAGTGGCTTGAGGCCCTGCAAGCCTGTGTCAGTCACTCTCTGTCCAGCAACGCGGTGGCCCAGAAGATCTGGTCCGAGGAGGCCAACCAGCGCTGTGCAGATTGTGGAGCCCCCCAACCAGACTGGGCCTCTGTCAACCTGTGTGTGGTCCTCTGCAAATGCTGTGCAG GGGTGCACAGGGGTCTGGGCCAGAGTGTGTCCAAAGTCCGCAGTCTGAAGATGGATGAAAAGGTGTGGACTGAAAATCAG CTGTTCCTGTTGCTAGGTAACAACAAAGTAAACCTTTTCTGGGCAGCTAACATTCCACCAAGTGAGATGCTCTGTCCATCAAGTGACAGTGAGGAGCGCCAGCGCTTTGTTACTGCCAAGTACTGCCAGGGGAAATACCGCCGCTACCATGCACTGTTTGGCCAACAGGAAGCCCTCAACAAA GCTCTGTGCAACACCATTCAGACAGGTGATGTATTGGAGACTCTGTCACTGGTGTTCTGTGGAGCAGATGTGAACTGTTATACAGGTGATCCAGAGCTGCCCAGCCCTGTGTCCATTGCCCAGCACTATGGACAGACACTTCAGGTGGAGTTCCTCACTCACAACCACAACACAG AGCTCCCAGGGTCAAGGGCCGGAGAGCACACAATCTTAGAGGCTGCTCTCCCCGTCTCACACACTGGTTATCTGTTCAAGATTGCCTCCTCAACACGAGCAGTTACAGAGCACAAATCAAAAGGAG ATTTTAGTCGTCGCTGGTGCTGTTTGAACCAAGGTACCTTCAGCTACTATGAGAGTGAGAAGAGCTCCAGCCAGAGTGGACAGATGAAGATGAGTGATGTCCTTTGTCTGGTGGTCAATCCCCAAGGAAAACATGG TTATGGTCATTCCTTTGAGCTGTACCATGACTCTGGGAGAGTCTACCTGTTTGGAGAGGATTCCCCTGACACGGTGAGGGAGTGGATCAAGGCCATCGGCAAG GCCCTGGTCCCCCCTGTAGCAGAGGACCTGGTGGGCTGGTCCTTTGAGCGGGTGGGCCGGCTGCGCTACACTGCGGGCCAGAGCTTCCATTGCCCTTACCTGGGCTGGTTCTCCCTGGGGGGCTCCAgactgctcctcctcctccacagagAAGACCAAGTGGATAACATCGACCTGCGAAAACTACAGGAGCTCT CCGTGGAGCAAGAAGCTGCTGCTGTGGTGCTGGTGGACAGAGGCAGGAGGCTGCGTTTGGAGGGGGACAGGAGGCCTGACTTCCAGGGCTGGCTGAGTGGCATCCAGCAGGGCTTAGGGAGAGGAGATGGCCCCCTGGACCAGCAGCAGCTTACTGAGACAGAAGTCCCTGTCATCGTGGACCGCTGCATTAGCTACATCACACAGCATG GTTTGAAGTCAGAGGGCATCTATCGGAGGTGTGGTGTGAACTCTAAGATCGCCgccctgctgctctctctccGCCATGACGCCCGTCGGGTTCGTCTGAGTGAAGGGGAGCACCAGGTGGATAATGTGGCCAACGTCCTGAAGAGGTTCCTCAGGGAAGTGGGAGAGGGGGTTTTCAATGGCCATCAGGCCTCTCTGCCATGGCTCCATACCACTA CTgtcagtgagagaagagagagagtgtccCAGTACCAGGCCCTCCTCCACAGCCTCCCCCCAGTCAACAGAGCCACTCTGGGGGCTGTCATCAACCACCTCTACTG CGTCCAGTGCTTTGCAGATGAGAATCAGATGAACATGCACAACCTGGCCATTGTGTTTGGTCCTACGGTCTTCCAGACGGACGGCACTGATAACAGCGCAGGACAAGTGGTAGAGGAGCTCATCCAGAACTACCTGGATATCTTCAAT GTGAATGCCGAGCAGCTTCAGAGGCAGCTGGACATGATCTCTCATGTCATCAAAGCACAGGAAGAACACGCCGAGGAG GGGAACCCCTCACCTCTCACCATCTGTGGGGTTTAcctggagaggaaggaggagggctctGAGCTGCTGGTTCAG ATCTCCCAGGCAGTGAGTGCTGAGGAGCTAGTGTGTGAGGTCCTGAGACGCGGAAACATCCCTCCACAGCAGGGGGACTATTGGAGCTGCTTCCTGGTCAACGACAACCAGGAGATGG AGCGTCCATTGCACTACCAGGAACGAGCGCTGGCCATCTATTTCTCTCTGGGTAAAGACTGTCACCTGGTGGTCAAGAGGAACTGCTACATGGAGGCCATGTTAATCTACATAG CTGGCATGGTAGACGTGTCCAGAAACAGCATGATTAAGTTCAGTGATGAGAAGGGTCAAAGGGGGAAGAGAACCTTCTGCAGACGTCTCTGTGTACTCGATGGCACCTCTCTCAGGCTCTACAAACAAGTAAAG AGTACTCAGCCTGAGAGGGAATGTCAAGTCCATGCTCTGAAAGTCTACTATGGCATCAACAAGAGGCTACAGCCACCATCATG CTGGGGGATGACTGTAGTGTGTGAGCAGGCAGAACGAGACAAACAGCAGTG GTACCTGTGCTGTGAATCAAAGAACGAATTGATCGAGTGGCTGGCCACTTTTATGAACCTCCAG CACAATAGTGACCTGTGGCCTGCAGCTTCCAGGCCAGATTCCTGA